CAACTTTTAAGTGGAAAAAGTTGACAGGTCTGTATAATTTTACAGTATTGCCTAGGATTTCATATGAACTGATTTGAAAAActcaattatttaaattataacatGCTTCAGTTGTAAGTCCATGTTTATATTATAATTGCATAGCTTCAAGCTTCAACATACATAATGTAAAGTTTTTATAAAGGCAAATATAGTAAATTTAAGCAATTATTAGCAATTTAGCTTTAAAATATACTCTGAGGGGAAAATACCCAAACTTTTTCCTTTGCTCTTACACCACGGCAATCAACACAGAATATTTCCATGTCCAGATGTGTGGAGTTTTCCCACACACTAAGTGAGCAATCAGTTCTGCAGCGAACACCAGATGGGTGTACTCCAATTCCATTCTGACAcaatctacctggagatagcgtCATATCCCACAAGAGGAGGGCTAGGTTTCACAAGACTCTTCCCAGGCCCTTCAGACACCAGTTGCAAATCcaagcctccagaacttctgacaGATGGGCTTCAAGTTTGAGTTCACATGACCCcttctttgggtttaatttgccaGAAAGGGTCACAGAACTTGGGGAAATACTTAACGTTGACcactttattataaaggatatatcAAAgtatacagatgaagagatgcatagggtaaGGTACTGCGGAAGGGGCTCAGAGCTTCCGTGCCCTCCCTGGGGCACCACCCTCCGggaacctccacatgttcagctatctggaagctctccaaacccagtgctttggggtttttatggaagcttcattgcgtaggcatgattgattaaatcattcgCCACTGGCGATCAACTTAACCTTccacccttctcccctccctggagGTCGGGAATGAGGCTGttaagtcccaaccctctaatggTGCCTTGGTCTTCCTGGTGACCAGTTCCCATCCTGAAGCAACCAGGGGCTGCCAGCCATCAGTCAAttattagcatacaaaaagatatCACTTTGGAAAttctaaggattttaggagttgtatgccaAGAAACAGGATCAAAGACCAAgcatatatttcacaatatcacataTATCGTgtgagttttcattttattatattctgtAATAACTGTGCCATTGTCAGAGATAAAacacagtcttttaaaaaataatttggatcTACAAACATTGAATCTAGGAATATTGAAAATTGATGTATGCAACTCTCGGATAGTTCAGGGAAAAAATATCCTGTGTGTGTATAGACAGAGTGCACActtaaataataaagcaaatgggGAGAAACATTAATAATAGGGGAGTTAGGGTAAAGGGGACATGGGTGTTCTTTAAGCTTTCTTTATGCTTGCAACATTTTTAAacgtttgaaattatttttaaataagaagttAAAATGAAGAAAGGGACATGGATGGACAGAATGACATAAGTGGAAATCACCAGTGTACTTGGAAGATAAATgcatctttttcctttccttatgcAGACTCTGTGTTCATACTTTCTTGAATCCACAAGTTGAGTACTGTCCCAACATATCCCGATCTGCAGATGTAGAAGCTCATCTTCAGCTCTCCTGGACCAGCCATTTTCTGCCAACCTTGGTGGCAAATGCTCTCTGACATCATACCTCCAACAACCGTATCCTTAATTTCTGTGGCATTCAGTGAGAAGTTCTCACTGCTAAATCTACAACCAAGTAAGACAAATACAGGACAAATTTGGTTCAGTAAGGAGATGCAAGAGGAGGGCATTACTAAGATATCCGTAGGGAGAAACTATAACACATGTCATCTTGGAAAACCTCAAAATCCCAGAGTTGAAACAAATGGTACAGTTATACAGTGTGATTCTGTTTGTGAAATTTCAGTTCCTAAACTGGTGCTAATAGCAAACATGCCATCAGTAATATAAACTCATCAAATGTGCCAGttgaaagtaatttttattattgttattattattatcagcaGCAGCATCATTATCATTAGCACAAAACTAAATccattattaaaagaaaacaaaaacacagcccAAAGGCATGTGTCTTGCTGACAGTGAGTCAATAACTTTATCTTCATGTACAAGGGACAGCACCCTGAGGATATACCATATCACAGCTTGATAATCAATTCAATAATTTGACCAACGTTATTGAGCACCTAGGCACAATGgaagattttaaaatgcatacaaGAATCCCTGCTTTCAATGAGTTTTACAGTCTAGTAGGAGGTATTGAAGAATACAAGAACAAAGGGTCACATGAGATTAGTGACATAATGGAATCAGTACCCTGTATGAAGTGCTGTTAGAAAGGGGCAtcacagaggctgggcatggtggctcatgcgtataatcccagtactttgggaggccgaggtgggtggatcacctgatgaggttgggagtttgagaccagcctgaccaacatggagaggccccatctctactaaaaatacaaaattagccgggcatggtggtgggcgcctgtaattccagctactcgggaggctgaggcaggagaatcacttgaattcgggaggtggaggttgcagtgagccgagatcacgccattggcactccagcctgggcaacaagagcgaaactctgtctcaaaaaaaaaaaagaaagaaagaaaagaaagaaaggggcatCACAGAGACTAATGTCACATTCAGTTGGGGAAAATCAAGAGCTCCATAGAGAAGGTGACCTCTGAGCTGGGCTTCGAGGAACTGGAAGGATTTTGGTAGACTGGCATGTGAAGAAGGAGCACTGCAGGTGGAAAGAATAGTGTGGGCCAAAGTATGGCCATGGGAAAGTTCATGGAATGTCTGGGGAGAGAACAATAGTTGATTATGGCTAGTGTTTGGGGTTTATGTAAGTGGAGTGACAATATGTTGAAAGTTATAATGACAACCATATTTTGAATGGCTCTGAATGACAGGCTAAGATTTCTGATCTTTAAGTCATAGTAACTACATTAACCACATCAACAAAATATGCAATTATCTGTGAAGAGATATGGTCACTTCACTTCCAGGTCTCTTAGGGAAACTCAAATGGTTTCTAGGCAATGTTATCACCTTGCTCTCAGAAATGTCCTAGCAGATAACACCAAGCAGACTATAGCAAATGTTTCtattttgcatgtaattaaatcttttctttcaaagtttttattctttccatCCATGGGCCATGCCTCTTCTCACTCCCATCTCCAGCCCCACTAGTTCTTGTGGCACCTGACGAGTTCACGCAAGCCTAATTTAGGATTTCCAGCCACAGCTGCTGCCCTGAAAGTAGGACCCAAAGCCTTGAGAAGTGAGAGGTGCTGGTAGAGGCAGTgaacaatatcatgaaaatgtagCCATCTGAGAAGTTTTATGGAATTCCCATCCTAAGAGTCAAGCATTGTTCTTTGAAACTGGAGTTCCACTCAGTTTGGACTGGAGGACACCTAGAGGGGTCTCAGAGCTCAAAGTGCCTAAGTAAGGTCATCTTTTTAAGTTTCCACTTATTGCCAAGGAATTCCTTAAAGGAATGACACTTAATCTGGATTACACGTTATTTAAAGGCTTCCTGGCTCTGAGGCTACTGAAGCTGTGGAGAGACTGGGGCGAACGTTTCTTTTTGACTAAGGAATCCTGTTGGGCTTTGTCCTTGCTCAACAGGTTGGTAGTTGGGAACTTCTCCCACGCGATGAGTTTACAGATGCTAAAGGATGGCTGTATTAGGCAACCTAGCCAAAGAAGTAAGCTATATAGAACCAACCAGGGAAGATTTAGAATAACAAAGCTGCCATGCCACACTTTCTGCAGCTAGTCAGTCTTCAGCTCTTTCCTGGAGTGTGACTTCCTCTGCAGGAAGTCATGGATTGCCGTAGTGAGGCCCCATGTCACACTGGACCTTAGGATGACCAGGGAGCCTCCACGGTAGATCAGGAGCAGCTTTTGGCCCCGAGTGTTCCACACATCCTGGGCAGAGGCCCACAGGCTTGGCATGTTCTGCCATCCAATATGGGACTGCATATTAGCAACCAGCACAATCAGAGGATACAGAACTAGGCAGGTGATTGTTCCATTGACACTACCAGACACCAAGGCAGGAACCCAGTGGGGCAGGCCTTGCTCTGCCAGGCCATCCTGGATGGGGtccttgaaagaaaaatatagagcACTCCCCAGGCTGTTCCTGGCCAGGACAGGCCAGAAACCACGATAGTAGCCCAGTGACAGCCGCCCCCAAAGCCCATAAGAGTTGAATTCCTTGAGAATACTGAAGGTGCTGGGGAAGCGAGCTTGCTTGCGACCATCCTGGAGCACATTTTGCACCCTTTCAAAGGGGCTGAGTGCCACAGCCTCCACCACGCCAGACATGAGCCCTGCAGCCCAGCGGTGTCCCAGGGTGTGTGGCCCAACAGGAGAGAGAAAGCACAGCAGGCTATCATAAGTCCCAAACAGAAGAGTCCCTTGCAACGTCTTGGACAGAAGAGGAGGGTAGATTCCCCGGTAGAAGTATTGAGGACCTTCATGCCAAAGCTGTCTCACAGCCTCTGACACTGCCATGGCATGGATCTGTTGCCGAAACACAACCTTATAGATAGGAAAGGTCAGAAAAGTAGACATAAAGTTGGAAACAGCCCCAAGGGCATAGGCCTGGGAATGCCAGCTTTCCTTTCCTGGAGCCTCTGCTCGCGTCCTGTGCTGAAGCTCCTTCCCGGGAGAGTGGTTCTGCTCCCCCATGCTGAAGACAACTGGGTGCAGATGGAAGAAACTGGCAAGGGTGGAAAAAAAGAGATTAGACTGACCAATTAATTCTGTTGGCAAGCATTTTCATTGCTTAATTAGAAATGAACCCTAAGAAACTCAGGTCGACGGAAACAAGCAACTCTTTGAGCCAGTTTCTGATATATAAGCACATCCTTAAGAAATTAAGAATTAATtaactttaaattaaaagaaaggcAATCAGTTTTTCTGGACAGAGCCACCACTACAGTATTTTGCTGACACAGCAAATATTCCAATATTCAAAGGATTACGACTGAAAAACATGAAATAGAGGAGGGGAAGACTCCAAAACTTAATGCATCAACTTTCACGACATGAAACTGTGCATTTTATAAACTACTTGAATAATACATTgctattctgtttaaaaaaatctggcACTATCTTGTAGAGGCAGAAAGGCATTTAACAGTTGAAGTGCAATGCTTTCTCTAAAAGTTGGTATTAAATTTGGGGAGGGGGAATCTCCCCTCGCCTTTCTCTCCATAGATTCCTGCCCAAGTTGTAGCTGTTTCATGGCAACGCCCAGCCCCCCTCCAGCaagtgaggaaaggaaagagcAGCTGCTTCTGGAAGTTCAGTGCCTAAAGGCTCAGCACCTGGCAACTTCTAAGCCTAACCTTGAAGACCTGTAGCTATATAATAGAGCAGGGTTTCTTAACCTCAgtgctattgacattttgggcaggataattttttattcttgGCGCCTGTCCTCTGCACTCGAGAATGTTCAGAGGCTCCCTGGCTTCGGCTCACTGCGTGCCGGTAGCACCAGTAGTGACTTACACAGTGTGATGaccaaaaatatcttgagaccttgccaaatgtcccctgggaggcaAAACTGCTCCCGGCTTAGAACCACTGTACTAGATAGAATAGGCAGTGCAAGGACCCCAAACTATTGCTCCTTACCCCAGAAAGGCCAGGAAGCAGATGGCTAGTATGAGAAGCAACTTGGAAGCCAGGACATATGAAGGAACTTTGggatctaaagaaaaaaaatgaatgctcAGTGCAGATCTGAGGGAGTTTGCCAGAGAGGAAAGAGGGGGTCCCTGGGCTGATGAGACAGGGTGTGCAGAAGCCAGAGCTGCCACCTCAGGGAAAGGAACAGAGATGTGTGGGTGTggggcaggaggacaggggagagGTGGAGGGGCATGATGGCCAGGACGGAGGGCTTCCATCTACAGTGACAGGGACAAGAAGCTTGGCAGGAACTGCAGAACCACAAGTTTCACACAGAACCCTGGGCTATGTGATGGGGGGCATGAAGGTTGGGACTCTAATTAAGCTGGCAGGCCAATGGGGGACCAGAGAGTCCAGGATGAGGTCCCCAGGGAGGAGTAGAAGCCACACACTGCAAGAAGCCCAATGCAGCCTTCCCGAGGCTGCCAGGCCAAGAATCGGCCTTGGCGTACTACTCCTTCCAGAATCACTCTCATTAGCTCTGCTCTTCCCTAGCCCCTTCTCCCTGCTCCATCCATCTCCCCACAATCCCATGCCTATCCCCACTGCTCCATCCATCTCCCCACAATCCCATTCCTATCCCCACTGCTCCATCCATATCCCCACAATCTCATTCTATACCCCCTGCCCCATCCATATTCCCACGATCTCATTCTATCCCCCCTGCTCCATCCATATCCCACAGTCTCATTCATACCACccagctccatccacatcccCACAATCTCATTCATACCACTCTGCTCCATCCATATCCCCACAATCTCATTCATAACCCCACCCTGCTCCATCCACATCCCCACAATCTCATTCATAACCCCACCCTGTTCCATCCATATCCCCACATTCTCATTTCTATCCCCTTTACTCCATCCATTTTCTCACAATCTCACTTTACCACCACCCCCCTCCCCTGGCCCCACTCACCTCTTGGTGGAGGGAGATGGAGGCTCAGCCTCCTGTACTCTGCCCATCACcacctccccctacccccacatTCCACGATGGCCttaagcctcagcctcctttaCCCTCATAGCCAGTACACTGGGAGGGCCCCTCTGCCTCTGACCCTTTAGCTGAGAACTGAGGAGTAAAAAGCTCAAGAGGCCCACTCTTTGCATCCCTTTGGGCCACCTCTGGCCCCTGGAAGCCCCACTTCCATTTCTCCAGAGCCAAAGGGGACTCCTCCCAGATACCCAGGCTGCTAAATCTACAGGAGCCCCCAACAGTCCTCAGCTCTCCTACCAAAGATCTTCTTTCCAAAGTCTTACCTTCACCTAAATAAGGACAGGTGGTGAAGTAAATATTTGTCCTTTCTTCTACCTCAGAGTGCAATAATGTTCCATTTCCTCCCTACCATTTATAAACGTGTTCACTGACACCATGAGGCAGGATGATTTAGCAGAAAGAAAACTGGGCTAGGATTTGGCAGTGCAAGGACTCCCAACTATCGCACCTACCCCAGAAAGGCCAAGAAGCAGGTGGGGTAGTATGAGATACCAACATTCTAAGTGAGTTTTATTATCAACTTGATGTGTGACCTTTAGAAATTCAGTGACATCTTGGAGCCTTACTCACCTGAGCTGTAAATGGAGCAGAAAgggcaaaataatttttagtcaTCTCCATACTGTATCTTTCAGAGGGGGGTGATATTGGGGCATTCAGGTCAATAGTTGATAGAGGAATTGTACTTTTCAATCCCCAACTCCTTCTGCCATTTTTGTAAATCATTTTGAGGGATTAAAGGTGAACAATAATTGAGAAACATCTAACCTTAATATGTAATCCATTTTAtcaatccaatcctttccattttatgGGAGGGGAGTTCGTGTTTCTCCCATGTATTTTCTGTTAAGATGCCAGGCTTTCGAAAGGGCAGACAGACCCGAGACTgaattctgcctctgccacttagttgtgtgaccttggacaagacaTTTCATTCAGTCTCAGGTTCTTCAGCTACAAAACAGGGGTATTAAGATCCACCTCAAAACGTTGTGGCAGAGATTAATAACATAAAATGAGATAAAGTGGTTGAGAATCCATAACATGGTGGCCTTGATAAGAAGAATCAAAAAAAGATGCTTCTGGACTTCACTATCTGTCTCCACAGAACGCATGCTCCTTCTGGACGCTCTCGGGACAGCCATAACCAGATACAGGGGCATTTGGGAACAAATCTTCTGTTCCCAagggaggcagggaagccctTACTTCCACGAATAGGAAGGTGCAACATAAGCAATCTAGGAGAGCCTGGCCCCTTCACATGAATTCAAAGTATAGACCACAGAATGGACCTAGAGTTGGCCTTAAGAAGATATCACCTGTACCCTATGACCTGCCTCCTATGTTTAGAGCCTAGTAAAATGAGCCCAGAGGATTCCAGACTCTCCCAGCCAGTCTAGTCCACATGGGTAGCCTGTGTGACTGCCCCAGGATCCAGCCACAAATGAATGCATTTGTCTGTTCATTCAGAGCATCTCTCAGCCAGTCCTTTGGTCTGCTCACAAACATGTATTGATCATCCACGAAATCATTGTGGGTAAACCACCATGGAGCTAGAGTGAATAGAACTTGGTGCCTGCCCTCAAGTGCTTAGAAATCTAGTCAACTAGCTTGGGAGACAGGTCAACAGTGTGCTAAACTCtacagaaagacaaaataaaggGTACAGTAATGAAGGTGGAAGCAAAAAGACAAGAGCAATTTATTCCACCTGAGAAGGGGCATATGACTCAATCCTTAATTGAGTAGAGTAGAATAGGCTGTTGTTAGGTAGGGGAGTGAGGGCAAGCATTCTAGGCTGAGGAAGTGGCCTAAGGCACATAGGCTTTAAGAGTGTGAGTTGTGCATGGGGATGGCCTACCCCATGTGGTGAGAAGGAAATAGAGCTGTGGTTGACAGAGAGAAGCCCATTTAAGATGAGGACCACATTTGTCTTCTCCACTGCATTGTGTTGTAGGGCACAGAGATGGGCTTTGGATACAGCCAGCCCTGGGTttgaatttcactctgtcacttccTAGCTTTATAACCTTGGCCAAGTTTCGTCATCTCGCTGATCCTCAGTATCCTTATATGTAAAATCATTGTCATGAACGATGCATGAGACAAAGTACGGAAAGTGCTTAGGACAGCACCTGGTATATAAGTTGCTTCATAAGTTATATTagtagtttcattttttaaaaatgagataataggAATAAAGGCAAGATAACAATTAAATTGTTCTAAAGGCTGCAATTGGTCTAATGAACTGGGTCATCTGCAGAATGCATTTTGGACTGCTTGTTTGGAAGGCAGCAAAGAAGAGTTTTCATGGGCTTTGGAGTTCGACATGCCTGGCCTGCAGTCTCAGTGCCTCCACTTACAAGTTGTGAAGCCTAACACAAGTTACTTAATGTCCCTGAAATTCAGTTTCCCTCTCTGCAAAATGGGATACAATGGCTGTCTCAACAGGGTTGCTAAGAAGCTTAAAAGAGACAACAGACAGAAAGTTCCTGGCACAAAGGAGGAAGGCAGCCAAAGGCAGCTATTATTGTTTCAACTGAAAGCTTTATCTCCAAACCTTCAAGCTTTTAAGGTTTATTTgttgaaattagaaaatgtggTCTTATTAGAGCCATCAGTTGGAACACACTCATACACATGAGGCCAGAGATAGGATGTCCTGTATCCAATTGGAGCCAGGTTGCAAATACTCCCCCCATCCCTGCATGAAGAGTCCCTCGCTTTGTTCTAGTAGCCCAACCCTGGCACCTTTACACAATCAATTTCCTGTCATTATTTTTGTCAGAGCACTGAGATCTATTCTTGGTCCTATGTGATTCCATCCCTATCAAGTCCAGCTGCAAATACCTAATTTGGTGATGAAGCCAATTTAAACACTGAACAAGACTCTTCTGGGAGGCAAGGGTCAGATGTCACGGGATGGGGGAGCAGAAGCAAAAGTCTGAAGGAAACCTAAGAGCAGCTGCCAGCATCACCCCTAAGTGTGTGAGGTGAGCAACTTGCTTTCTCCATACATCCACACTTTCCACCCTCCACCACCACTACCCCACTGTTCCATCCACAGACCATGATCCTGAAATGGAAGGTGCTTATCTCCAAATTTTTGTTTACTCCAAGGAACTCTAGATCTTGGGGTTGTAAATAAGAGGGCAGAAAGGAGCAAGTGAAGTACCTTGGCAGACTGAAGATGAAGCCAACAGCAGCGGAAGGGCATCAGACTGTTTACTTGCTTCTAAACATCAGGAGTCAAGAACAAGCCCCACAGGAGTCTCCTAGCCACACTATACATAAAGGAAGTAATACCTGCTCTCTAAGTCAGGGAAAAATGGAGCAGGTTTTCTAGCCCCTGCCTTCATGGCCATTCACTTTGGACAGCCCTGCATGCCGTTTCCAT
This genomic stretch from Pongo pygmaeus isolate AG05252 chromosome X, NHGRI_mPonPyg2-v2.0_pri, whole genome shotgun sequence harbors:
- the LOC129024490 gene encoding solute carrier family 25 member 53; this translates as MGEQNHSPGKELQHRTRAEAPGKESWHSQAYALGAVSNFMSTFLTFPIYKVVFRQQIHAMAVSEAVRQLWHEGPQYFYRGIYPPLLSKTLQGTLLFGTYDSLLCFLSPVGPHTLGHRWAAGLMSGVVEAVALSPFERVQNVLQDGRKQARFPSTFSILKEFNSYGLWGRLSLGYYRGFWPVLARNSLGSALYFSFKDPIQDGLAEQGLPHWVPALVSGSVNGTITCLVLYPLIVLVANMQSHIGWQNMPSLWASAQDVWNTRGQKLLLIYRGGSLVILRSSVTWGLTTAIHDFLQRKSHSRKELKTD